DNA from Mucilaginibacter mallensis:
AATTCTTCGTTTCCTCTTACGCCTTCCTGTGTAATTAAATTAGGGTATGTACGTTTATAGCCCGTTGGCGAATATTCATCATGTACATCAACCATCAAATGATGTGCAGCCGTTTTTTTTATAGCTCCATACAGCCAGTTGTCCCAGTAAAGGGTGCCTGTATTTACAAAACCGAATTTAACACCGGCAATACCCCATTTTTCATATAATGAAAAAAGCGTATCCTGTTGCTTTTCCAGGGCACGGTGATTAACATACAGAATAACACCCTTATTTTTTGACCCGGCATAGCGAATAACTGCCTGCATATCCAGATCATTTATAGGGTTTCGCTCGGGATCTACGTTTACGCGTGTGGCATCAGAACTATCCTTGTTTTCAGGGCCATACCATCCCGCATCAAATTCAATAAACTGAATATCTTGCTTAACCGCAAAATCTATTAAATCCATTGCCCCTTTTGTTGACAGTGTCATTTCCCTGATTACTTTGCCTGGTTTTATCCAGCTGATATCCTTCAGCTGGCCGCCCTCATTCAGATTGGAGATGAGAAAATTATTTTCCAATAGCTTGTTGGGTTCATCTGCAATTAGTATAGCCTGCCATTGGGTCGAAAATTCGGATCGGCCACCATTGGCAATACAGGCCCAGATCCCGCCGGGTAAGGTAATGGTAAGTGGCAGCGTAATGCCCGGCTGCAAGCGCTTTAAGGGCTGCAATTTATATATACCCTGTGCATGATCGGTGCAATAACCCTGGGTGCCTTCCGTGAATTGGAGAGCCGGAAAAGACGCTTTATAATCTATTAAAGGAGCATTTAACTGCGCAGTATCTGAGCTGTTTACATGATCCGGAAAAGAATAGCGCAAGCCAATCCCTTCATTATAGGCGCGTATGATAAATTGAAAATCTGTTTGTTTATCTGGTTTGCGCAGGGTAAGGATAAGCTCGTTATAGTTGTCGTGAATAATAGATTGCTCACCGGCTACCGGCCGCCAGGATCCGTGATGGCGGGAGCGCTGCACTTTGACCAATTCCATATTCCCGGCATTATTGCCACTATCAACACTTGCCAGTATCACCGGCTGATCATGATAAAAAATCTGGTAACCCGGACCACCAACATTATGCAGAGAAAACTGAAATCGTACCTTTCCATCGGGTGAAAGCAGGCCGGGGTCCGTTTGCGACTTGCTAACAGAAGGACAGATCATCACAATAAATAATAATATTTTTATATAGTTCATCGCTGCATTATAATTAAACAATGATATTAATTTTCGGCATGATACATACTCCATATCATGTCCTGGTTTTACTTGTCGTTAATATCTTTCTTAAACCTTAATTGCCATTTTACAAGCTACGAGAGGTTGGGTTCCTCGCATCCGGGAAAATGGCAATATTCGGAAAGCATTCAACTATCATCCTGAAACAGGCGTTACCAACTAAAATGTATGCGGTATATACTTATTTTCAACAGTACCGTCTTCATATAATTCAAGCATAGCATAGCCCGGCGGCGTTTCCAGATAATAGCCAGGTCCGGCTGATTCAGCATCGCCTTTTCCCCACCAGAAACCGCTCATAGCCCCGTTGCAGCAATATAAAACATCGTTATATTGGGTATGATCAGACAAGTGGTTATGTCCGCTTAAACAAATTTTTACTTTATCGCGATGTTTGTAGAATAGGTTTTTCAATTTCTTGCAATCGGAATGGCCACCGCCTACCAGCACCTCTGTAGTACCTAAAATTGGAAAATGGGACATAAGCAATGTAGGTTCAGCTGCAGGTATTTTTTCCAGCTCATCCTCAAGCCACTTAAACTGCTCCTCATCCAGAGAAATATTGCTATTGTTGCCATCAAGTATAATAAAATGCCAATTCTTTTTGGTGAAGCTGTAGTAACGGTTAGGAATGCCTAAACGCTTTACCACATAGTCTTTTCCATACATCTCGTCTGATTTATTGGGGGCTGCCCACCACGAATCGTGATTGCCGATGCAACTATGCACTTCGTAGTCCTTTAGCTCTTTGATACAATCATCCCAGATGCTCCATAGCTTGATAACCTGATCCTGTTTTACGTTATCATAGGATGCATCCATAATGGAGTCTCCTCCGTTTAAAAAGAAATCGGGTTTTTCCTTGGCTATAATTTGCTTTAAACAACTTTTAAACCTTTCAGGTGCATTACTCCCTTCAGCAATATGCACATCGGTTATATGTGCCACTTTTAATACAAGCTTACTTTTTTTAGCTTTAGCAGTTACCTCTGCAGCAGCAATATTGCTATTGCCTGCCATAAGGCCTGCTGCAGCCAGTATACCAACCTTTTTTAAAACATCTCTTCTCTCCGTGTCATTTAATTTTTATATTATTAAAGCTTTATTAGTGCTATTTTGAAAAAAGGACCGCAGCTACTGCGGCCCTTGATCAACTATTCACACCATTCAAAAAAAAATTCTTATTTAATATGCTTTGCGTTTACCAGCCAGGGTTTTGCGTTAGCTTTGGATTAAGCTGCAGCTCCTGAGTTGGTAAGGGAAATAAATAGTTTTTCGGATCTGTAAATGTTTTTACCAGGGTAGGGTTCACCACTACGTTTCCGTAGGTGCCATGACTTAAATAAATATCTGTGCCTACTACAAAATAAGAAACAGTTGCTACCGGATTGGCTGGCGCACTGGTTACCAGGGCAATATCGGCCACCCCGTCCCCATTCAGATCATACGTTCCTAATGCCGGGAAATACATGCCTGTAAATTGCTGTGCTAACAACGGCCCGCTTTTCCAACGCATCAGGTCGTCATAACGGAAGCCTTCGCAGGCTAATTCCACCCGTCGCTCGCGGCGAATTTCAAGAAGCACATTTTGCAATGAGCCGGATACATTAGGATAACTTGCTGCTAATACCGGGTCTATCGGTACATTCATCATCAGGTGCGGCATGCCTACCCTGTCGCGAAGCAAATTAATAGTCATATCCAGGTCGGCCTGTGTAAATGTACCAACTCCGGCATTTGCTAATTCGGCTTTTGTCTCCGCATAAATAAGTAACATTTCTCCATAACGGAAATTGATCCCTGCATTATAATTGCTATTCCATCCAGGGGTAGCAGGATCGTAATATTTTATCTGCAGATAACCGGTGGGGGCATTACCTAAAGTTTTTGTACCCTTCAAATTGCCATCAGTTGCAGTGGCTTGTAAAACGGTTTGCATCATCCTCGGATCGCGATTATTAAACTCTCCTTTGATCATCATCGTATCATGACCCGGTACAGCGGTAAATGGAGTACCATCAGTCATCAGGTATGAGTTCATCAACCCTTTTGTCAGCCCCAGTCCATAACCAGTCATATATCCATCAAGCGCTGTAAAGTTATGCAGGGTACTACTGTAATAAGAGCCTAATATTACTTCTGAAGTAGCCTGTGCATCTGTGGGATTATAAAACAAAAACAGGTTCTGATAATCCTGAGTTGGATGGTTGGTAGTGTATAGCTTAAAATTACCACTTTGCATTATAGCCAGCGCAGCGCTATCGGCAGTTTTTAAAAAGGGCTGGCCGCCTGTTATTCCCTGATATTGTCTAAATGTACCTTCGTGCAGCCCTACTCTTGCCATCAAAGCCAATGCCACCCATTTGGTGATGGTACCGGAAGGCCCGGTAGGATTAATATTATTTACTGCAAATTTTAGGTCGGCCATCACCGAGTCCATTACTAATTGCCTGGAGTCTCTCGCTTTGTATAAATCGGCATTATCAGCTGGGTTTATGGTTGATCCATACCACGGTACGGCGCCAAACTGTTTTACCTTATCAAAATAAAACCATGCCCTAAAAAATCTTGCTACACCAACATAATGGTTTTTTATGGCCTGCGATGCATTCGCTTTTTGATAGTTTTGCAAAAAATAGTTCACGTCCGTTAAATAGGTCCATGTCCAGCCTGCCGAGCTGGCGGTGATAGGTAAAATTAACTGGCCGGCTACAACTTTATTGAAAGGGTTACTGTCGTAATTATCGCTCTGCTGATCATTCAATGCCACTGAAGTAATACCAGGAACATAGGAATAAAATCCGTTAGCGTAGGTATTTAAGTCGGTAGCATTGTTAAAAAAACTTTCTTGTGTTAGGCTTGATACTGGGTACCGGGTCAGAAAACTATCTTTCTTGCACGAGTATAATGACAGGATACTTATCATTATACAACTTAGAGTAATTATATAAATCTTTTTCATCGTAATAGGCTTTGAACTAAACATTAAAATTTTGCACTTAAACCGAATGAATATTCGCGTTGGAAGGGATATACTTTCCCTGAACCCCAGGAACCATTCAATCCTTCCGGATCAAAACCCTGTGGTAGTTTATCAGATTCCCAAAGATCCTCTCCGCTAAAATAAACCCGTATTTTATCAACGCCTATCTTTTTTAACAGCGGGGTTGGGATGGAATACCCAACAGTTAAGTTTTTAAGACGTATATAGGCTGCACTATAAATGTACCTGGTTTGTGGAATGGCCAAATCCTGATAATTACCAGCGTCATCACGCCAGCCCTTCAAACTCGGGAAGAAAGCGTTTGGGTTCTGTGGCGTCCAGGTATTGTTTAATATAGTTGTATTCAAATTTTCATATGGTGCAAAAAACAGGCTCCAGTAATATCCTTCACTAGGCACGAAAGTCTCTTTTCCTACCCCCTGGAAGAAAATACTGAAATCAAAATCATTCCAGGAAAAATTCCCGCCGGCACCAAAATTGTAGCGTGGTGAGGTATTCCCGATCACTTTGGCATCACCAGGATTAGATACCGTACCATTACCAAAAGTAATTTTGCCATCGTGGTTCAGGTCGGCATACTGCATTTCCCCTGCCTGGTTCATATTAGGATAATATCCCGCAAGCAGAGACTGGTCAGGAGCCGCTTTCGCAGCAGCATTTGTTTGAAATATTCCTACATCTGTTAACCCCCATACATCGCCCACGTGTTCTCCTACATAATAATCACCATTATACCAGTTTCTGGTAGGGTTATTATACCGGGTAATTACTGTCTGAGAATCCCAAACGTTTGCCCGCAAACTATAATTGAAAGGTTTTCCTGCTAAATCAAATTTATCATTGTAGGTAAGGTTTATGTCCCATCCACTTGTTCTGAGATCAGCGGCATTTTCCAATGGCTGGGTTGCCCCTAATACAGCCGGGAGTTGATACCCCTGTGTAATCATGTTTTTTGTATCACGCTGATACACATTAAAAGTAACATCCAATTTATGAAACAAACTGAAATCAACCCCGAGAACAGAATTGTAAATTTTTTCCCAGGTAAGTGACGATGATACTAAATTAGGGGGATAAACCGCTAAAGGTTGTATGCCGCCTAATACGTTGCTTACATTACCTGAACTAAGCGTGGGAATAAAAGAATAGTTACCCAAACTCTGGTCATTCCCCAAAGAACCATAAGAGGCGCGAAGCTTTAGGTTATTCACAACATTGGTCAGGCTTTTAAAAAATGGTTCCTCTGATATTCTCCAACCCACGGAAGCCGAAGGGTTAAACGTATATTGGTTATTGATAGGAAAACGGGAAGACCCATCATAGCGCCCATCCAATTCCAACAGGTATTTATTGTCATACATGTAATTCAGACGGGAGAAGGCTCCCCTTACAGCCCATTGATAACCACTGCCCGTAACCGCAGGCGTAGTGCCTGTTGTCTGGCTCAGGTAACCTATGTCGCTGCTGATCAGGTTATCATTCTCCGCGGAAAAAGTATTATAATTATTTTCCTCCTGGTTAAAGCCGATCATTCCTTTGAAATAATGCTTACCAAAGGTCTTTTCATACTCCGTGTAAATATTGATCGCAGTGTATGAATTATCATCAGCCCATGCAGAAGCGTTACTATGGCCGGCATAGTATACTTGTTGGGTAGGTCCGGTTTCATAAGGGACCGCTACCTGGGATGTCTGATTGTAATCACTGGTAGACCTAAAAGTGTAATCACCTTTAATCCTCCATGTATCTTTAAAAAATGAAGTAGCAAAACCAATCGTGTTTTGTGGTTCATTTGTTACCGTGTTGCTACGGGCGCCATCTTTCAGGAATCCTATAAGTGCTCCCGACTGGGTATAGGATCCGTCCGGGTTATATAATACATTTAATGAATTTTGCCTGCCTATTTCATGGTACAAGTCGCCTGTCGTATAGTCGGAGGTCCATAAAGAAGGGGCATTATAAATAGTGCGGTTATAAGCCGAATTAGTATAAACATGCAGCCAGCTTGTCAACTTAAAATCTAGCTTCGCACGCATGTTGAACCGGTTATAATAGTCAGGGTCATAACGAAATACTCCACCCTGGTTATTGTAGTCTGCTGAAACATAATAAGTGATCTTGTCAGTCCCCCCACTTACACTAACGTTCTGGATCGAACTGGTATTAATGGGCTTATATAATACATTGAACCAGTTGGTATTCCCGAGGTAATCATACTGAGTAGGATTATTAGGATCAACAATTGTTGCCGGCAGGCTGGAATTTTTTGACCGTGCATTGGCATAAGCAACCTGTGTACTATTATACATATTTACCCCATAGTATGCGGCATATGCCTGGTTCTTATAGCTAACTACGGTAGATGGGTCGGTTACTACATCGGGCAGATCGGTTATCTTGTGTAGCGCATAATTGAAACTATAGGTGATCTTTGGATCTCCCTTTCTTCCTTCTTTTGTAGTGATCAGTACCACCCCAAATGCTGCGCGGGAACCGTAAACTGCGGAGGAAGCTGCATCTTTTAGCACAGTTGCACTGGCTACATCGTCTGGGTTAATGTCGTTGATATTGGTTTCAATACCATCAACCAATATAAGTGGGCTCCCGCCATTAATAGAAGTAAAGCCCCATATATTAAAGGTAGCGGCTCTGCCGGGCTGGCCATCAGCAGAAGTAATGGTTAGGCCGGGTAGCTGCCCCATTAATCCTCTTCCAATATTGGGGATGGGCTTGTCTTCCAGTATCTCGCCCCCAATTGAGCTTACGGCCCCGGTAAGATTTACCTTTTTTTGACTGCCATAGCCTACTATCGTTATTTCATCTAAATTGGATTGATCTGGTTTAAGGGTGATATTGACTTCTTTTAGTTCGCCAACAACAACCTCTTGTTTTATAAAGCCTATAAACTTAAAAACGATAACCTGATCACGCTCTGCCGCCAGCTTATAATTACCATTATTATCGGTAACCGTACCTTTTTGCGTGCCTTTAATAACAACATTTACACCAGGAAGCGGAAGCCCCTTATCATCAATTACTTTACCGGTAATATTTTGCGGTAGTTGTGATTGGGGCGACGGTGCTGGTTTTTCGCTGATAACGATTGTATTATCAACTATTTCATAAACCAGCGGCTGATCTTTTAATAACAAGTCTAATGTTTGCCTGA
Protein-coding regions in this window:
- a CDS encoding glycoside hydrolase family 97 protein; amino-acid sequence: MNYIKILLFIVMICPSVSKSQTDPGLLSPDGKVRFQFSLHNVGGPGYQIFYHDQPVILASVDSGNNAGNMELVKVQRSRHHGSWRPVAGEQSIIHDNYNELILTLRKPDKQTDFQFIIRAYNEGIGLRYSFPDHVNSSDTAQLNAPLIDYKASFPALQFTEGTQGYCTDHAQGIYKLQPLKRLQPGITLPLTITLPGGIWACIANGGRSEFSTQWQAILIADEPNKLLENNFLISNLNEGGQLKDISWIKPGKVIREMTLSTKGAMDLIDFAVKQDIQFIEFDAGWYGPENKDSSDATRVNVDPERNPINDLDMQAVIRYAGSKNKGVILYVNHRALEKQQDTLFSLYEKWGIAGVKFGFVNTGTLYWDNWLYGAIKKTAAHHLMVDVHDEYSPTGYKRTYPNLITQEGVRGNEEFPDATHNTILPFTRFIAGPADYTFCFQDKRLKNTKCHQLALSVVYFSPWQFLYWYDRPQQYTDLSEVEFWKKLPTVWDQTKVPQGAPEQYIVVARKNKKEWYVGAITNDDPRSITIATDFLQRGKWYEAEIYEDGPGNSVLKRTEKINIESLLTFNLQKRGGVALRIYE
- a CDS encoding metallophosphoesterase family protein, with product MAGNSNIAAAEVTAKAKKSKLVLKVAHITDVHIAEGSNAPERFKSCLKQIIAKEKPDFFLNGGDSIMDASYDNVKQDQVIKLWSIWDDCIKELKDYEVHSCIGNHDSWWAAPNKSDEMYGKDYVVKRLGIPNRYYSFTKKNWHFIILDGNNSNISLDEEQFKWLEDELEKIPAAEPTLLMSHFPILGTTEVLVGGGHSDCKKLKNLFYKHRDKVKICLSGHNHLSDHTQYNDVLYCCNGAMSGFWWGKGDAESAGPGYYLETPPGYAMLELYEDGTVENKYIPHTF
- a CDS encoding RagB/SusD family nutrient uptake outer membrane protein; this encodes MISILSLYSCKKDSFLTRYPVSSLTQESFFNNATDLNTYANGFYSYVPGITSVALNDQQSDNYDSNPFNKVVAGQLILPITASSAGWTWTYLTDVNYFLQNYQKANASQAIKNHYVGVARFFRAWFYFDKVKQFGAVPWYGSTINPADNADLYKARDSRQLVMDSVMADLKFAVNNINPTGPSGTITKWVALALMARVGLHEGTFRQYQGITGGQPFLKTADSAALAIMQSGNFKLYTTNHPTQDYQNLFLFYNPTDAQATSEVILGSYYSSTLHNFTALDGYMTGYGLGLTKGLMNSYLMTDGTPFTAVPGHDTMMIKGEFNNRDPRMMQTVLQATATDGNLKGTKTLGNAPTGYLQIKYYDPATPGWNSNYNAGINFRYGEMLLIYAETKAELANAGVGTFTQADLDMTINLLRDRVGMPHLMMNVPIDPVLAASYPNVSGSLQNVLLEIRRERRVELACEGFRYDDLMRWKSGPLLAQQFTGMYFPALGTYDLNGDGVADIALVTSAPANPVATVSYFVVGTDIYLSHGTYGNVVVNPTLVKTFTDPKNYLFPLPTQELQLNPKLTQNPGW
- a CDS encoding TonB-dependent receptor gives rise to the protein MLLIIIICLRASASTYAQNISLSEKNVTIEKVIGKIKQQSAYVFWYESKLLKDAHPVTITVQNGTIRQTLDLLLKDQPLVYEIVDNTIVISEKPAPSPQSQLPQNITGKVIDDKGLPLPGVNVVIKGTQKGTVTDNNGNYKLAAERDQVIVFKFIGFIKQEVVVGELKEVNITLKPDQSNLDEITIVGYGSQKKVNLTGAVSSIGGEILEDKPIPNIGRGLMGQLPGLTITSADGQPGRAATFNIWGFTSINGGSPLILVDGIETNINDINPDDVASATVLKDAASSAVYGSRAAFGVVLITTKEGRKGDPKITYSFNYALHKITDLPDVVTDPSTVVSYKNQAYAAYYGVNMYNSTQVAYANARSKNSSLPATIVDPNNPTQYDYLGNTNWFNVLYKPINTSSIQNVSVSGGTDKITYYVSADYNNQGGVFRYDPDYYNRFNMRAKLDFKLTSWLHVYTNSAYNRTIYNAPSLWTSDYTTGDLYHEIGRQNSLNVLYNPDGSYTQSGALIGFLKDGARSNTVTNEPQNTIGFATSFFKDTWRIKGDYTFRSTSDYNQTSQVAVPYETGPTQQVYYAGHSNASAWADDNSYTAINIYTEYEKTFGKHYFKGMIGFNQEENNYNTFSAENDNLISSDIGYLSQTTGTTPAVTGSGYQWAVRGAFSRLNYMYDNKYLLELDGRYDGSSRFPINNQYTFNPSASVGWRISEEPFFKSLTNVVNNLKLRASYGSLGNDQSLGNYSFIPTLSSGNVSNVLGGIQPLAVYPPNLVSSSLTWEKIYNSVLGVDFSLFHKLDVTFNVYQRDTKNMITQGYQLPAVLGATQPLENAADLRTSGWDINLTYNDKFDLAGKPFNYSLRANVWDSQTVITRYNNPTRNWYNGDYYVGEHVGDVWGLTDVGIFQTNAAAKAAPDQSLLAGYYPNMNQAGEMQYADLNHDGKITFGNGTVSNPGDAKVIGNTSPRYNFGAGGNFSWNDFDFSIFFQGVGKETFVPSEGYYWSLFFAPYENLNTTILNNTWTPQNPNAFFPSLKGWRDDAGNYQDLAIPQTRYIYSAAYIRLKNLTVGYSIPTPLLKKIGVDKIRVYFSGEDLWESDKLPQGFDPEGLNGSWGSGKVYPFQREYSFGLSAKF